In Streptomyces ambofaciens ATCC 23877, a single genomic region encodes these proteins:
- a CDS encoding NADP-dependent oxidoreductase → MKAFMIERYGDRDGGRVTEAPDPQVGADDVLVRVRAASVNPLDLRIRDGGFKAILPYRLPLVLGNDLAGVVVEVGSDVTRFAVGDEVYARPDKDRIGTFAELIAVHENDLASKPAGLTMVEAASLPLVALTSWQALVERAQVQPGQKVLIHGGSGGVGTVALQLARRLGAHVATTASAAKADLVRELGADLVVDYRTQDFEEVLDGYDVVLDTLGGATLQKSLRILKPGGKVVSIAGPPDADFARELGANPVLRQAMNALSWRTRRRAKRQGVTYSFLFMKADGGRLGELTRLVDAGDIRPVVDRVFPFERTREAMEYAEKGSARAGKVVVAMG, encoded by the coding sequence ATGAAGGCTTTCATGATCGAGCGGTACGGCGACCGGGACGGCGGCCGCGTCACCGAGGCGCCGGACCCGCAGGTGGGCGCCGACGACGTGCTGGTCCGGGTCCGCGCGGCGAGCGTCAACCCGCTGGACCTCAGGATCCGCGACGGCGGCTTCAAGGCGATCCTGCCGTACCGTCTCCCTCTGGTCCTGGGCAACGACCTCGCCGGGGTGGTGGTCGAGGTGGGGTCGGACGTCACCCGGTTCGCAGTGGGCGACGAGGTCTACGCCCGGCCGGACAAGGACCGCATCGGCACCTTCGCCGAACTCATCGCCGTCCACGAGAACGACCTGGCGTCCAAGCCGGCCGGCCTCACCATGGTGGAGGCCGCGTCCCTGCCCCTGGTCGCCCTGACCTCGTGGCAGGCGCTGGTCGAAAGGGCTCAGGTCCAGCCGGGTCAGAAGGTCCTGATCCACGGGGGCTCCGGCGGCGTCGGGACCGTAGCCCTCCAACTGGCCAGGCGGCTGGGCGCGCACGTGGCCACCACCGCGAGCGCGGCCAAGGCCGACCTGGTCCGGGAGCTCGGCGCGGACCTCGTCGTCGACTACCGGACACAGGACTTCGAGGAGGTCCTGGACGGTTACGACGTCGTCCTGGACACCCTCGGCGGCGCAACCCTGCAGAAGTCGCTGCGGATCCTCAAGCCCGGCGGGAAGGTCGTCAGCATCGCCGGACCCCCTGACGCGGACTTCGCCCGCGAGCTCGGTGCGAACCCGGTCCTGCGGCAGGCGATGAACGCGCTGAGCTGGAGAACCCGGCGCCGCGCCAAGCGTCAGGGCGTCACCTACTCCTTCCTGTTCATGAAGGCCGACGGCGGCCGGCTGGGCGAACTCACCCGGCTCGTCGACGCCGGGGACATCCGTCCCGTCGTCGACCGCGTCTTCCCGTTCGAGCGGACCCGCGAGGCGATGGAGTACGCCGAGAAGGGCAGCGCCAGGGCCGGCAAGGTCGTGGTCGCGATGGGGTGA
- a CDS encoding ABATE domain-containing protein, translated as MEEFATEEAALPAAQGEAEHPALALANSAVALPGGHTADLLGTPARAERWLARRGLAPDGAGLAEVCATQLRSLREQVRSLLASRVAGVPALPAAVTAVNDAMTRVPTASLLMWDEKTGPYRAAPHPTTAIVEHALAAIAADAADLLTSPDAARLTACASPPCNRFLLKQGRRQWCCTRCGDRARAARAYARRTRTD; from the coding sequence ATGGAAGAGTTCGCGACCGAAGAAGCCGCCCTGCCGGCGGCGCAGGGCGAGGCGGAGCACCCCGCCCTGGCCCTGGCCAACAGCGCCGTCGCGCTGCCCGGCGGGCACACGGCCGACCTCCTGGGCACCCCGGCCCGGGCCGAGCGGTGGCTGGCACGGCGCGGCCTCGCCCCGGACGGCGCCGGCCTGGCGGAGGTGTGCGCCACACAGCTGCGCTCCCTGCGTGAACAGGTCAGGTCCCTACTGGCCTCCCGTGTCGCCGGCGTCCCCGCCCTCCCCGCCGCCGTCACGGCGGTCAACGACGCGATGACCCGTGTCCCCACCGCGTCCCTGCTGATGTGGGACGAGAAGACCGGCCCCTACCGCGCCGCGCCCCACCCCACCACCGCGATCGTCGAGCACGCCCTCGCGGCCATCGCCGCCGACGCCGCCGACCTGCTCACCTCCCCCGACGCCGCCCGCCTGACCGCCTGCGCCTCCCCGCCCTGCAACCGCTTCCTGCTCAAGCAGGGCCGCCGCCAGTGGTGTTGCACCCGCTGCGGCGACCGCGCCCGCGCCGCCCGCGCCTACGCCCGCCGCACCAGGACGGACTGA
- a CDS encoding MBL fold metallo-hydrolase, translating to MSSPTQQTDPFPVRVFGGPTALFEYGGLRFLTDPTFDGPGDHQAPAVVLTKTAAADGSPDDLGRVDVVLLSHDEHADNLDTSGRALLADFPLTLTTPGGGERLGQAATGLADWQSVELDRRDGGPGTVTVTGVPAIHGPGPREKVEPITGQVVGFVLTGEGLPTVYVSGDNASLDAVRDIAERFAPVDTALLFAGAPRFTEVFDGEVIVLDSAQAAQATEILDAGRVVPVHYDSWAHFTEGRDELVAAFAAAGLADRVDFGVRG from the coding sequence GTGTCTTCCCCGACCCAGCAGACCGATCCGTTCCCCGTCCGTGTCTTCGGCGGCCCGACTGCCCTTTTCGAGTACGGCGGCCTGCGCTTTCTCACCGACCCGACCTTCGACGGTCCCGGTGACCATCAGGCACCGGCCGTCGTGCTGACCAAGACGGCGGCGGCCGACGGCAGCCCGGACGACCTCGGCCGCGTCGACGTGGTCCTGCTCTCGCACGACGAGCACGCCGACAACCTCGACACCTCCGGCCGGGCCCTGCTCGCCGACTTCCCGCTGACGCTGACCACCCCCGGCGGCGGGGAGCGTCTCGGACAGGCGGCCACCGGCCTCGCCGACTGGCAGTCGGTCGAGCTCGACCGCCGGGACGGCGGGCCCGGTACGGTCACCGTGACCGGCGTACCCGCCATCCACGGCCCCGGCCCGCGCGAGAAGGTCGAGCCGATCACCGGCCAGGTCGTCGGCTTCGTCCTGACCGGCGAAGGCTTGCCCACCGTCTACGTCAGCGGCGACAACGCCTCCCTCGACGCGGTCAGGGACATCGCCGAACGCTTCGCCCCGGTCGACACGGCCCTCCTCTTCGCCGGAGCGCCCCGCTTCACCGAGGTCTTCGACGGCGAGGTCATCGTCCTGGACAGCGCCCAGGCCGCCCAGGCGACGGAGATCCTCGACGCCGGCCGCGTGGTCCCCGTCCACTACGACAGCTGGGCCCACTTCACCGAGGGCCGCGACGAGCTCGTCGCCGCCTTCGCCGCCGCCGGACTCGCCGACCGCGTCGACTTCGGCGTCCGCGGCTGA
- a CDS encoding GNAT family N-acetyltransferase produces MTLTTPTLHTARLRLRPFTDADADPLYALHSSTHVMRYWDSPPWTDRARAERFVTMCRTMADEGTGVRVAIDRASDGAFVGWCVLTEWNPDYRSASLGYCLTEAMWGHGYATEAAHALLQWAFDTLDLHRIQAETDTRNMASARVLEKIGFAREGTLRENCVVNGDVSDSWVFGLLRREWRPPVVPIPAHTKRR; encoded by the coding sequence ATGACGTTGACCACCCCGACACTGCACACCGCGCGCCTGCGGCTGCGCCCCTTCACCGACGCCGACGCGGACCCCCTTTACGCCCTGCACAGCAGCACCCACGTGATGCGCTACTGGGACTCCCCGCCGTGGACCGACCGGGCCCGCGCCGAGCGTTTCGTCACGATGTGCCGGACGATGGCGGACGAAGGCACCGGGGTGCGGGTGGCCATCGACCGTGCTTCAGACGGGGCCTTCGTCGGGTGGTGCGTTCTGACCGAATGGAACCCGGACTACCGCAGCGCGTCGTTGGGCTACTGCCTCACCGAGGCGATGTGGGGCCACGGCTACGCGACGGAAGCGGCACACGCCCTGCTGCAGTGGGCGTTCGACACACTGGACCTGCATCGGATCCAGGCCGAGACCGACACCCGCAACATGGCGTCCGCCCGGGTCCTGGAGAAGATCGGATTCGCGCGGGAAGGGACGTTGCGGGAAAACTGCGTCGTGAACGGGGACGTGTCCGACTCGTGGGTGTTCGGATTGCTCAGGCGAGAGTGGCGGCCGCCGGTCGTACCGATTCCGGCCCACACAAAGCGTCGCTGA
- a CDS encoding discoidin domain-containing protein, whose protein sequence is MPAVGIPPAAPVPRRPGGRAATLMSRRPGRRGLVGVVVTALAATLLAFVPATQAQAAPVLLSQGKPVTASSQEHYGTPATAAVDGDNGTRWSSAAADPQWIRVDLGAPASLSQVELRWEAAYAKSYRIETSQNGTDWSTAYSTTTGAGGVETVNVSGTARYVRMLGTARATGYGYSLWEFKVFGTTGDDPGPVIPGGGDLGPNVHVFDPSTPGIQAKLDQVFREQESAQFGSGRHAFLFKPGTYNNLNAQIGFYTQIAGLGLRPDDTTINGDITVDAGWFNGNATQNFWRGAENLAVKPVNGTNRWAVSQAASFRRMHVKGGLNLAPNGYGWASGGYIADSKIDGQIGNYSQQQWYTRDSSIGGWSNSVWNQVFSGVQGAPATGFPEPRYTTLDTTPISREKPFLYLDGNEYKVFAPAKRTNARGTTWENGTPQGESIPLSRFYVVKPGATAATINAALAQGLHLLFTPGVYHVDQTINVNRANTVVLGLGLATIIPDNGVTAMKVADVDGVKLAGFLIDAGPVNSPTLLEIGHQGATTDHAANPTTVQDVYIRIGGAGAGKATTSMVVNSHDTIIDHTWVWRADHGEGVGWETNRADYGVRVNGDDVLATGLFVEHFNKYDVEWYGERGRTIFYQNEKAYDAPNQAAIQNGSTKGYAAYRVDDSVDTHEAWGLGSYCNYNVDPNIRQDHGFKTPVKSGVKFHSLLVVSLGGMGHYNHVINDTGASTVPAGTSTVPSTLVSFP, encoded by the coding sequence ATGCCCGCAGTCGGCATACCCCCAGCGGCGCCGGTGCCCCGCAGACCCGGCGGTCGCGCCGCGACCCTGATGTCCCGCAGACCCGGCCGCCGTGGTCTCGTCGGTGTGGTGGTCACCGCACTGGCGGCCACCCTTCTGGCCTTCGTCCCCGCCACGCAGGCCCAGGCCGCGCCCGTGCTGCTGTCCCAGGGCAAGCCGGTCACCGCCTCCAGCCAGGAGCACTACGGCACCCCGGCGACCGCCGCCGTCGACGGGGACAACGGCACCCGCTGGTCCAGCGCCGCGGCCGACCCGCAGTGGATCCGCGTCGACCTCGGCGCCCCCGCCTCCCTCAGCCAGGTCGAGCTGCGTTGGGAGGCCGCCTACGCCAAGTCGTACCGCATCGAGACGTCCCAGAACGGCACCGACTGGTCGACCGCCTACTCCACCACCACCGGCGCGGGTGGCGTGGAGACCGTGAACGTCTCCGGCACGGCCCGCTACGTCCGGATGCTCGGCACCGCCCGAGCCACCGGATACGGCTACTCCCTCTGGGAGTTCAAGGTCTTCGGTACGACCGGCGACGACCCGGGTCCGGTCATCCCGGGCGGCGGCGACCTCGGCCCGAACGTGCACGTCTTCGACCCCTCCACGCCCGGCATCCAGGCCAAGCTGGACCAGGTCTTCCGGGAGCAGGAGTCGGCGCAGTTCGGCTCCGGCCGGCACGCCTTCCTGTTCAAGCCCGGCACGTACAACAACCTCAACGCCCAGATCGGTTTCTACACCCAGATCGCCGGCCTCGGACTGCGCCCCGACGACACGACGATCAACGGTGACATCACCGTCGACGCCGGCTGGTTCAACGGCAACGCCACCCAGAACTTCTGGCGCGGCGCGGAGAACCTCGCCGTGAAGCCGGTCAACGGCACCAACCGGTGGGCGGTCTCCCAGGCCGCGTCGTTCCGCCGGATGCACGTCAAGGGCGGCCTCAACCTCGCACCCAACGGCTACGGCTGGGCCAGCGGCGGCTACATCGCCGACAGCAAGATCGACGGCCAGATCGGCAACTACTCGCAGCAGCAGTGGTACACCCGCGACAGCTCGATCGGAGGCTGGTCCAACAGCGTCTGGAACCAGGTCTTCTCCGGCGTCCAGGGCGCGCCCGCCACCGGCTTCCCCGAGCCCCGCTACACCACGCTCGACACGACGCCGATCTCCCGCGAGAAGCCCTTCCTCTACCTCGACGGCAACGAGTACAAGGTCTTCGCCCCCGCCAAGCGCACCAACGCCCGCGGCACCACCTGGGAGAACGGCACCCCGCAGGGCGAGTCGATCCCGCTGAGCCGGTTCTACGTCGTCAAGCCCGGCGCCACCGCCGCCACCATCAACGCCGCCCTCGCCCAGGGCCTGCACCTCCTCTTCACCCCGGGCGTCTACCACGTCGACCAGACGATCAACGTCAACCGCGCGAACACCGTCGTGCTGGGCCTCGGCCTCGCCACGATCATCCCGGACAACGGGGTGACCGCGATGAAGGTCGCCGACGTGGACGGCGTGAAGCTCGCCGGCTTCCTCATCGACGCCGGACCGGTCAACTCCCCGACGCTCCTGGAGATCGGCCACCAGGGCGCCACCACCGACCACGCCGCAAACCCGACCACCGTGCAGGACGTCTACATCCGCATCGGTGGCGCGGGCGCAGGCAAGGCCACCACCAGCATGGTGGTCAACAGCCACGACACGATCATCGACCACACCTGGGTCTGGCGGGCCGACCACGGCGAGGGCGTCGGCTGGGAGACCAACCGGGCCGACTACGGCGTCCGGGTCAACGGCGACGACGTCCTGGCCACCGGCCTCTTCGTCGAGCACTTCAACAAGTACGACGTCGAGTGGTACGGCGAACGCGGCCGGACGATCTTCTACCAGAACGAGAAGGCGTACGACGCCCCGAACCAGGCCGCCATCCAGAACGGATCGACGAAGGGGTACGCCGCCTACCGCGTCGACGACTCCGTGGACACGCACGAGGCCTGGGGCCTGGGCAGCTACTGCAACTACAACGTCGACCCGAACATCCGCCAGGACCACGGCTTCAAGACCCCCGTCAAATCGGGAGTGAAGTTCCACAGCCTCCTCGTGGTCTCCCTCGGCGGCATGGGTCACTACAACCACGTCATCAACGACACCGGAGCCTCCACGGTCCCGGCCGGCACGTCGACCGTGCCGTCCACTCTCGTGTCCTTCCCCTGA